The following proteins come from a genomic window of Achromobacter sp. AONIH1:
- a CDS encoding RidA family protein: MTRHAINPESLYPSLPFGFSHATEHTGTRSLHLAGQVAWDKDRNLVGAGDVAAQARQALENLRQVLAEAGATPADVLRLRTYVVNHRPELLEPICAQISAFYGDALPGANTFIGVQALALPEFLIEIEADAALK, encoded by the coding sequence GTGACACGCCACGCCATCAACCCTGAATCGCTATACCCCAGCCTGCCGTTCGGCTTTTCCCATGCCACCGAGCACACGGGCACGCGCAGCCTGCACCTGGCCGGGCAGGTCGCCTGGGACAAGGACCGGAATCTGGTGGGCGCCGGCGATGTCGCGGCGCAGGCCCGCCAGGCCCTGGAAAACCTGCGCCAGGTCCTAGCCGAGGCCGGCGCGACGCCGGCGGACGTGCTGCGGCTGCGCACCTATGTCGTCAACCACAGGCCCGAGCTGCTCGAACCGATATGCGCGCAGATCAGCGCCTTCTATGGCGACGCGCTGCCGGGCGCCAACACTTTCATCGGCGTACAGGCGCTGGCCCTGCCGGAGTTCCTGATCGAAATCGAAGCCGACGCGGCGCTGAAGTGA
- a CDS encoding VOC family protein yields the protein MQTNPLGILRLDHVSWTVRELEPVVAFYERVFGATVQYRLGPVDSAALPRAQDGRDWTDAHLGVEGARLELAMLALPGGARIEIFAYDQPASHATRPAPSHQIGSYHLGIEVQDLEAAAQILQDNGCPLFDRIAFSEGPTAGSRFQRFLDPWQNIFELSVHTRPN from the coding sequence GTGCAGACCAACCCCTTGGGCATACTCCGCCTCGATCACGTATCCTGGACCGTCAGGGAACTGGAGCCCGTCGTCGCCTTCTATGAGCGCGTGTTCGGCGCCACCGTGCAGTACCGGCTCGGTCCGGTTGACAGCGCGGCGCTGCCTCGCGCGCAGGACGGGCGCGACTGGACCGACGCTCATCTTGGCGTCGAAGGCGCCAGGCTCGAGCTTGCGATGCTGGCGCTGCCGGGCGGCGCCAGGATAGAGATCTTTGCCTATGACCAGCCCGCCAGCCACGCCACCCGACCCGCGCCCAGCCATCAGATCGGCAGCTATCACCTCGGCATAGAGGTGCAGGACCTGGAGGCGGCCGCGCAGATCCTGCAAGACAACGGCTGCCCCCTGTTCGACCGCATCGCGTTTTCCGAAGGCCCCACGGCCGGCTCGCGATTCCAGCGCTTTCTCGACCCCTGGCAGAACATCTTCGAGCTTTCCGTCCATACCCGGCCCAATTGA